Proteins from one Oscillatoria nigro-viridis PCC 7112 genomic window:
- a CDS encoding glycosyltransferase family 2 protein — MFFSVVIPTYNRKPILAKCLLALENQQFGEIVREYEVIVVDDGSTDGTLEWLVANADLLPHVRSICQSHQGPAAARNLGVEDAKGDTIIFIDSDLVVTEHFLQAHADALLQGYKDTDAVFTYGSVINTCNFDNPTSEPYKITDFSAAYFATGNVAIARHWLLAAGLFDTRFQLYGWEDLELGVRLKKLGLKLIKCPAAVGYHWHPPFSLEQIPGMIDREIQRGRMGVLFYQKHPSWEVRMMIQMTFLHQILWGVLSLGGMLNERTMTPFLQWLIDRGKPQLALEIARIFLNWYNVKAVYAACDELQPETKIP; from the coding sequence GTGTTTTTTAGTGTTGTGATTCCGACGTACAATCGTAAACCGATTTTGGCCAAATGTCTACTGGCTTTGGAAAATCAGCAGTTCGGTGAGATTGTCAGAGAGTATGAAGTAATTGTCGTGGACGACGGATCGACGGACGGGACGCTGGAGTGGTTGGTGGCAAATGCTGACTTGTTGCCTCATGTGCGATCGATCTGTCAATCTCACCAGGGCCCGGCGGCGGCCCGGAATTTGGGCGTTGAAGATGCTAAGGGCGATACGATTATTTTTATTGACAGCGATTTGGTGGTAACAGAGCATTTTTTGCAAGCACACGCCGATGCTTTGCTACAGGGTTACAAAGATACTGATGCTGTTTTTACTTACGGCAGCGTGATTAATACTTGCAATTTCGACAATCCTACCTCAGAACCTTACAAAATCACCGATTTTTCGGCGGCTTATTTTGCTACGGGAAATGTGGCGATCGCCCGCCACTGGCTGCTGGCTGCTGGACTTTTTGACACTCGCTTTCAACTGTACGGATGGGAAGATTTAGAGTTGGGAGTTAGGTTGAAAAAATTAGGTTTGAAACTGATTAAATGTCCGGCTGCTGTGGGCTATCACTGGCATCCACCTTTTAGTTTAGAGCAAATTCCGGGCATGATTGACCGAGAAATTCAGCGCGGGAGAATGGGAGTTTTGTTTTATCAAAAACACCCAAGTTGGGAAGTAAGGATGATGATTCAAATGACTTTTTTGCACCAAATCCTGTGGGGAGTTTTATCATTAGGTGGGATGCTCAACGAGCGAACGATGACTCCTTTTTTGCAGTGGTTGATTGACCGAGGCAAGCCGCAGCTTGCTTTAGAAATTGCTCGGATTTTTCTTAATTGGTATAACGTGAAAGCCGTGTACGCCGCTTGCGATGAATTGCAGCCCGAGACAAAGATACCATAA
- a CDS encoding PAS domain-containing protein, with translation MNTTDNKNPKLETLRLQNTVLQQNILMVDDHPESLRLLSQLLSKRGYKVRPTRDGKLALNFALSSPPDLILLDIMMPGMDGYQVCEQLKACPQTKHIPVIFISSLNEVFDKVKAFSVGGADYISKPFQTEEVVSRVENQLLLSRLYKQILAQNARLQAEVEERKRIEAELRDSQRWLLAVIKTHPNLLYVSDLIEQRTLYINREIYSDIGYTLEEIQQMAGGFLPNLIHPDDLPGFSEHLSRIDAAKDGESFEFEYRIQHKNGEYRWFVSVDTVFARTADDKPWKILGTATEISDRKQAELDLKTALAALERQIKQRFLLETITLEIRYSLNPDRVFQTASAQIGRIFHADCCLIHTYTEDPIPRIFNVAEYRKNASKSLLDLEIPIHDNPHVQFLLSQDQAVVSDDVLSETLLENVRDICCQIGLKSMISIRTSYQGKANGMICLHQYDRPRHWTQDEIRLLSAVAAQMGIAIAQANLLEQDKQQRLKLQQSEASLAAAQKIAHIGSWEFDLVTNKITWSEEVFRIFGLDSTATEPTSAQLVKMCHPDDRELFQQTVSLTISQGIAYKREFRFLHPSGQIIYVEGRGEAVFSETGEVIKLLGTVMDISDRKQAEAALQISEERFYLAFEGSAMGLWDWNLATGEVYFNPRWKMMLGYEVEEIANSFASWEQLVHPEDLSPAKAALNAHLEGQNPTYEVEFRMLTKSGEWKWILAQAKVMERDASGNPLRMTGTHIDISDRKQAEVDLQFSEHREREKAKQLEKTLGDLKNAQSQLIQAEKMSSIGQMVAGVAHEINNPISFIYGNIIPAAQYARDLVKLIHLYQQYYPEPVPEIAQQLAEVEVDFIAGDFPKIMASMQEGANRIKQIVLSLRNFSRLDETERKVIDIHEGIESALVILQHRLQSQPKSREIQVIKNYGNLPKVECYPAQLNQVFMNLLVNAIDAMEESSANCTCKVNQIRIVTEVSSENQVCVRIFDSGPGIRPEVQSRMFDPFFTTKPIGSGTGLGLSISYQIVKDTHRGKLECHSEVGRGTEFAIELPISQKKLKVKS, from the coding sequence GTGAATACAACTGACAATAAAAATCCAAAATTAGAAACACTTAGACTTCAAAACACTGTCTTACAACAAAATATTTTAATGGTGGACGACCATCCAGAAAGCTTGCGGCTTTTATCCCAGCTTTTGTCTAAGCGGGGATATAAAGTGCGGCCGACACGAGATGGCAAATTGGCTCTTAACTTTGCTCTGTCGAGTCCACCAGATTTGATTTTGCTGGACATCATGATGCCCGGTATGGATGGATATCAAGTCTGCGAACAGCTAAAAGCTTGTCCGCAAACCAAACATATTCCTGTGATTTTTATTAGCTCTTTAAATGAAGTTTTTGATAAAGTCAAAGCTTTTTCGGTGGGCGGGGCAGACTACATTAGTAAACCATTTCAAACAGAAGAAGTGGTGAGCCGCGTCGAAAATCAACTGCTTCTGAGCCGTCTTTATAAACAAATTTTAGCACAAAATGCGCGGCTGCAAGCAGAAGTAGAAGAACGCAAGCGGATCGAAGCAGAACTCCGAGACAGCCAACGCTGGCTGTTGGCAGTAATTAAAACACATCCTAATCTTTTGTACGTTTCCGATTTGATTGAACAGCGAACTCTTTATATCAACCGCGAAATATATAGCGATATTGGCTACACCCTTGAAGAAATCCAGCAGATGGCAGGAGGATTTCTTCCTAACTTAATACACCCTGACGATTTGCCAGGATTCTCAGAACACCTGAGCAGGATTGACGCAGCAAAAGACGGTGAAAGCTTTGAGTTTGAGTACCGAATTCAGCACAAAAATGGTGAATATCGCTGGTTTGTTAGCGTGGATACAGTGTTTGCCCGAACAGCCGACGACAAACCTTGGAAAATTTTGGGAACGGCTACTGAAATTAGCGATCGCAAACAAGCAGAACTCGATCTTAAAACAGCTTTAGCTGCTTTGGAACGGCAAATCAAACAAAGATTTCTGCTAGAAACAATTACTCTAGAAATTCGATACAGCTTAAATCCCGATCGAGTTTTTCAAACAGCGAGTGCCCAAATAGGTAGAATTTTTCATGCCGATTGCTGCTTGATTCACACCTACACAGAAGACCCAATTCCCAGAATTTTTAATGTGGCTGAGTATAGAAAAAATGCCTCCAAATCGCTTTTAGATTTAGAAATTCCCATACATGACAATCCTCACGTTCAGTTTTTATTGTCCCAAGACCAAGCTGTAGTTTCTGACGATGTTTTGTCCGAAACACTGCTAGAAAACGTCCGAGATATTTGCTGTCAAATAGGTCTAAAATCGATGATATCCATCCGCACTTCCTACCAGGGAAAAGCCAATGGAATGATATGCTTGCATCAGTACGATCGCCCCCGCCACTGGACGCAGGATGAGATCAGATTATTGAGCGCTGTGGCGGCACAGATGGGAATTGCGATCGCTCAAGCCAATCTTCTCGAACAAGATAAACAACAGCGACTTAAACTTCAACAAAGCGAAGCTAGTCTGGCAGCAGCCCAGAAAATTGCTCATATCGGCAGTTGGGAATTTGATTTAGTCACCAATAAAATTACTTGGTCAGAAGAAGTATTCCGCATTTTTGGTCTGGACTCAACCGCAACTGAACCGACATCTGCCCAACTTGTAAAGATGTGTCATCCCGACGACAGAGAATTATTTCAACAAACAGTCAGCCTAACTATCTCACAAGGAATTGCCTACAAAAGAGAGTTTCGATTTTTGCATCCTAGCGGTCAAATAATATACGTCGAAGGAAGGGGAGAAGCTGTTTTTAGCGAAACTGGGGAAGTAATCAAACTGTTGGGAACAGTGATGGATATTAGCGATCGCAAACAAGCCGAAGCCGCTTTGCAAATTAGCGAAGAACGTTTTTATCTGGCATTTGAAGGCAGTGCCATGGGCTTGTGGGATTGGAATCTTGCCACGGGAGAAGTCTATTTTAACCCGCGGTGGAAAATGATGCTGGGATATGAAGTAGAGGAAATAGCAAATAGTTTCGCATCCTGGGAGCAACTGGTGCATCCAGAGGATTTGTCTCCGGCTAAAGCAGCGCTAAATGCTCACCTGGAAGGCCAAAATCCTACTTACGAGGTGGAATTTAGGATGCTGACAAAATCCGGCGAGTGGAAGTGGATTTTGGCTCAAGCGAAGGTGATGGAACGCGACGCTTCGGGAAATCCTTTGCGGATGACGGGCACGCATATTGATATTAGCGATCGCAAACAAGCCGAAGTAGATTTGCAATTTAGCGAACACCGAGAACGAGAAAAAGCGAAACAGTTAGAAAAAACTCTGGGAGACTTAAAAAATGCTCAATCTCAGCTTATTCAAGCAGAAAAAATGTCAAGTATTGGGCAAATGGTAGCGGGAGTGGCCCATGAAATTAATAACCCCATCAGTTTCATCTACGGCAATATTATTCCCGCCGCACAGTACGCTCGCGATTTGGTAAAATTGATCCATCTCTACCAGCAATACTATCCCGAACCTGTTCCAGAGATAGCCCAACAATTGGCAGAAGTCGAGGTGGATTTTATAGCTGGCGATTTTCCAAAAATCATGGCTTCAATGCAAGAAGGTGCTAACAGAATTAAGCAGATAGTGCTGTCTTTGAGAAACTTTTCGAGACTCGACGAAACCGAGCGCAAAGTAATAGATATTCATGAAGGGATAGAGAGCGCTTTGGTGATTTTGCAGCACCGATTGCAGTCACAGCCAAAAAGTCGGGAGATTCAAGTTATTAAAAATTACGGGAACCTGCCCAAAGTCGAGTGTTATCCGGCTCAATTAAACCAAGTATTTATGAATTTGCTGGTGAATGCGATCGACGCTATGGAAGAGTCATCAGCAAACTGTACTTGCAAAGTTAATCAGATTCGCATTGTTACTGAAGTCAGCAGCGAAAATCAAGTGTGCGTGCGGATTTTTGACAGCGGGCCCGGTATCCGTCCCGAAGTTCAGTCAAGGATGTTCGATCCATTTTTTACTACCAAACCGATCGGCAGTGGCACTGGTTTGGGCTTGTCGATTAGTTACCAAATTGTTAAAGATACCCACCGCGGTAAGCTGGAGTGTCATTCAGAAGTTGGCCGGGGAACAGAGTTTGCGATCGAACTGCCGATTTCGCAAAAAAAGTTGAAAGTTAAAAGTTAG
- the argZ gene encoding bifunctional arginine dihydrolase/ornithine cyclodeaminase, producing MTDSIRFLMCAPDHYDVDYVINPWMEGNVHKSSRDRAVEQWEKLYHVLKENAVVDLVPPEKGWPDMVFTANAGLLLGNTFVLSRFYHKERQGEEPYFKAWFESKGFTVHELPKDLPFEGAGDALLDREGRWLWAGYGFRSELDSHPLLAKWLNIEVLSLRLVDERFYHLDTCFCPLTGGYLLYYPAAFDSYSNRLIEMRVAPEKRIAIEEADAANFACNAVNIDKIVVMNKVSEALKTRITQAGFQVIETPMSEFLKAGGACKCLTLRVTEPVQEDRSANVMVESRTIRMEGHLLDAGLISRALDLIIENGGSFQVLNFNLGEQRQSTSSADVKVSAPSHDVMEEIMGMLIDLGAVPPPQEICDAILEPVVQDGVGPDDFYVSTIYPTEVRVNGQWVKAQNQRMDGAVAITETADGPVAKCKLLRDLKVGEKVVVDVVGIRTIRKTESREQRNSQEFSFMSGSVSSERRVELVVEQVAWELRQIRDRGGKVVVTAGPVVIHTGGGEHLAHLIREGYVQALLGGNAIAVHDMEQSNMGTSLGVDMKRGIAVRGGHRHHLKIINAVRRYGSIAKAVEAGLVTNGVMYECVKHNIPFSLAGSIRDDGPLPDTQMDLVKAQEEYTELLRGADMVLMLSSMLHSIGVGNMTPAGVKMVCVDINPAVVTKLSDRGSIESIGVVTDVGLFLSLLVNQLDKLTSRHHVAQSV from the coding sequence ATGACTGACTCAATTCGCTTCCTCATGTGTGCTCCCGACCACTACGATGTGGATTACGTGATTAATCCGTGGATGGAGGGAAATGTCCACAAATCATCGCGCGATCGCGCCGTCGAACAGTGGGAAAAACTCTACCACGTCCTCAAAGAAAACGCCGTAGTAGACCTCGTACCGCCCGAAAAAGGCTGGCCGGATATGGTTTTCACCGCCAACGCAGGCTTGCTTTTAGGCAATACCTTCGTCCTCAGCCGTTTTTATCACAAAGAACGCCAAGGCGAAGAACCCTATTTCAAAGCATGGTTTGAAAGCAAAGGTTTCACCGTGCACGAACTCCCGAAAGACTTGCCGTTTGAGGGCGCTGGCGATGCTTTGCTCGATCGCGAAGGACGCTGGTTGTGGGCCGGATACGGCTTCCGTTCCGAACTCGACTCGCACCCGTTACTAGCAAAATGGCTCAACATAGAAGTGCTTTCGCTGCGTTTAGTTGACGAACGTTTCTATCACCTAGACACCTGTTTTTGCCCTCTGACAGGCGGCTATTTGCTCTACTATCCAGCCGCATTTGACTCCTACTCCAACCGCTTAATTGAAATGCGAGTTGCACCGGAAAAACGCATTGCCATTGAAGAAGCCGATGCCGCAAATTTTGCCTGCAATGCGGTCAATATTGACAAAATTGTGGTAATGAACAAGGTTAGCGAAGCCTTGAAAACGCGCATTACTCAGGCCGGTTTTCAAGTCATTGAAACGCCGATGAGCGAATTTCTGAAAGCGGGCGGCGCCTGTAAGTGTTTGACGCTGCGGGTAACGGAACCGGTGCAAGAAGATCGATCGGCAAATGTGATGGTAGAAAGCCGCACAATTCGCATGGAAGGTCACTTGCTCGATGCCGGTTTAATCAGCCGCGCTTTAGACTTAATTATCGAAAACGGCGGCAGTTTCCAAGTGCTCAATTTCAATTTAGGAGAGCAGCGGCAAAGCACATCATCTGCAGATGTTAAAGTTTCGGCTCCTTCCCACGATGTGATGGAAGAAATCATGGGAATGCTGATTGACTTGGGTGCAGTGCCCCCGCCTCAAGAGATTTGCGACGCTATTTTAGAACCGGTAGTGCAAGATGGTGTCGGCCCGGACGACTTTTATGTGAGTACAATTTATCCCACGGAAGTGCGGGTAAATGGTCAGTGGGTGAAAGCGCAAAATCAGCGGATGGATGGAGCAGTTGCTATTACTGAAACTGCTGATGGTCCAGTGGCTAAGTGCAAATTATTGCGCGACTTAAAAGTAGGAGAAAAAGTCGTTGTTGATGTGGTCGGCATCCGCACCATCCGCAAAACAGAATCGCGGGAACAGCGCAATTCTCAAGAATTCAGCTTTATGTCGGGCAGCGTTTCTAGCGAACGCCGCGTAGAATTGGTGGTGGAACAAGTAGCGTGGGAATTGCGCCAAATTCGCGATCGCGGTGGCAAAGTTGTAGTTACCGCAGGGCCTGTTGTCATCCACACTGGCGGTGGCGAACATTTAGCGCATTTGATTCGCGAAGGTTACGTGCAAGCGCTGTTGGGCGGAAATGCGATCGCAGTTCACGACATGGAACAATCGAATATGGGAACCTCTTTAGGGGTTGACATGAAACGCGGCATAGCTGTACGCGGCGGACACCGGCATCACTTGAAAATAATTAACGCTGTGCGGCGTTACGGGAGTATTGCAAAAGCTGTTGAAGCAGGGCTGGTTACTAACGGTGTGATGTACGAGTGCGTGAAGCATAATATACCGTTTTCTCTGGCCGGTTCGATCCGCGATGACGGGCCGCTTCCCGACACGCAAATGGATTTAGTTAAGGCTCAAGAAGAATATACCGAACTGCTGCGCGGTGCGGATATGGTGTTAATGCTGTCGTCTATGCTGCACTCAATTGGTGTGGGAAATATGACGCCGGCGGGTGTGAAGATGGTCTGTGTGGACATTAATCCGGCGGTGGTGACGAAATTGAGCGATCGGGGTTCGATCGAGTCTATTGGAGTTGTTACCGATGTGGGATTGTTCCTAAGTTTGTTGGTGAATCAATTGGATAAATTGACCAGCCGCCATCATGTAGCTCAATCTGTTTAG
- a CDS encoding citrate synthase yields the protein MVVGEFKPGLEGVPATLSSISYVDGQKGLLEYRGISIEELALKSSFVETSYLLIWGVLPTKEELAAFEHEIRYHRRIKYRIRDMMKCFPERGHPMDALQASAAALGLFYSRRALPNQGYIREAVVRLLAKIPTMVAAFQQMRRGNDPVRPRDDLNYSANFLYMLNEQEPDPLLASIFDTCLTLHAEHTINASTFSAMVTASTLTDPYGVIASAVGTLAGPLHGGANEEVIDMLQQIGSVENVRPFVEKCVENKDKIMGFGHRVYKVKDPRATILQGLAEQLFDNFGRDDYYDIAVKLEEVVEEKLAHKGIYANVDFYSGLVYRKMGIPTDLFTPVFAIARVAGWLAHWKEQLEANRIYRPTQIYTGTHGAPYIAIEDRLPS from the coding sequence ATGGTCGTCGGCGAATTCAAACCAGGTTTAGAAGGTGTTCCCGCCACCTTGTCCAGCATTAGCTACGTCGATGGACAAAAAGGGTTGCTGGAATATCGCGGGATTAGCATCGAGGAACTGGCACTGAAAAGTTCCTTTGTTGAAACTTCATATTTATTAATCTGGGGGGTACTTCCGACAAAGGAAGAACTAGCAGCTTTCGAGCATGAAATTCGCTATCACCGCCGGATCAAATATCGCATCCGCGACATGATGAAATGCTTTCCCGAAAGAGGACATCCAATGGACGCGCTGCAAGCTTCTGCGGCAGCCTTGGGCTTGTTCTACTCGCGCCGAGCTCTCCCCAACCAGGGATACATTCGAGAAGCTGTCGTGCGGCTGCTAGCGAAAATTCCGACTATGGTGGCGGCGTTCCAGCAAATGCGGCGGGGAAATGACCCGGTGCGGCCTAGGGATGACTTGAACTACTCGGCTAACTTTCTGTATATGCTCAACGAGCAAGAACCCGATCCGCTGTTAGCTAGCATTTTTGACACTTGTCTGACTCTCCACGCCGAACATACAATTAATGCCTCTACATTTTCGGCAATGGTAACAGCTTCGACGCTGACAGACCCTTACGGGGTAATTGCTTCGGCAGTTGGCACTTTGGCGGGGCCCCTGCACGGGGGAGCTAATGAAGAAGTGATTGATATGTTGCAGCAAATTGGTTCGGTAGAAAACGTGCGGCCTTTTGTCGAGAAGTGCGTTGAAAACAAGGACAAAATCATGGGGTTCGGCCACCGCGTGTACAAGGTGAAAGATCCGAGAGCAACTATTCTCCAAGGGTTAGCAGAACAGTTATTTGACAACTTCGGCCGCGATGATTATTACGACATTGCTGTCAAGTTAGAAGAAGTGGTTGAGGAAAAACTAGCTCACAAGGGAATTTATGCAAATGTAGATTTCTATTCGGGTTTGGTTTACCGCAAAATGGGAATTCCTACAGACTTGTTTACGCCCGTATTTGCGATCGCCCGCGTTGCCGGCTGGCTGGCCCACTGGAAGGAACAGCTAGAGGCCAACCGCATTTACCGCCCGACTCAAATATATACGGGGACTCACGGTGCTCCTTATATTGCGATCGAGGACAGACTCCCATCCTAA
- the sixA gene encoding phosphohistidine phosphatase SixA, whose amino-acid sequence MHLYLIRHGIAAAPEEYDTDSERPLTKEGASKTRKIAQRLYQLEIQFDLILTSPLLRAQQTAQILQTVGLSSQIEESATLAPSGDIGKWLDWYKQWQEIGSPSLALVGHQPNLGHWAETLLWARSQDALILKKAGIIGLILPETGSPVGRSQMFWLTPPKFLLS is encoded by the coding sequence TTGCATTTATATCTGATCCGTCACGGTATCGCGGCCGCACCCGAAGAATACGATACAGACTCAGAACGCCCGCTGACTAAAGAGGGTGCGAGCAAAACCCGGAAAATCGCCCAGCGGCTATACCAACTCGAAATTCAGTTTGACCTGATTCTCACCAGTCCCCTTCTGCGGGCGCAGCAAACCGCCCAAATCCTGCAAACAGTCGGTTTGAGTTCCCAAATAGAAGAATCCGCCACCCTCGCACCTTCAGGAGACATCGGGAAGTGGTTGGATTGGTACAAACAGTGGCAGGAAATAGGTAGTCCCAGCTTGGCCCTGGTGGGCCACCAACCAAACTTAGGCCACTGGGCAGAAACTTTGCTTTGGGCTCGATCGCAAGACGCCCTGATTCTCAAAAAAGCAGGCATCATCGGCTTAATCCTTCCTGAAACAGGCTCCCCAGTGGGCCGCAGCCAAATGTTCTGGCTGACTCCGCCCAAATTTTTGCTGTCGTAG
- a CDS encoding sensor domain-containing diguanylate cyclase, whose product MSECTRIRLQSYLQQFEQGQTLSEQWTFYPGGEPVSVGCRCTGIRIDRGRLAILVEGTVETAPQIEPETLRSIEAIRHTTLMVSLYTLEGVPLLQNPAALRCYGDALHPASATGNAFLSRFVDSRVAERAMAVLKSGEVFSTEAQVITLAGIRWHGMDVRCTDDPVTGNPMLILNEKDITDRLQTETALQKSQTRLSEAQRVAHIGNWEWDAITGKITWSPELFEIVGRDRALGEPTYEENLRLYHPESAKQLHLVVQRALTHGQPYLLRLRIVRPNGSIRHTEARGQVQLNAEGKVIRLFGTSQDITDLVQAETELRELSTALANAVEGISRLDIFGRYINVNQAYANIAGYQPEEMVGMNWQKTVHPEDCDRMMAAYQKMLAEGRVEVEARGIRKDGSIFYKQVVMLAAYDSQERSTGHHCFMKDITDRKQAEASLKQDFEHLSKVIATQQEIAIRNPNLDAVMAVIAERTQDLTRADGAVIEMVEGDELMYRAASGIASAYVGLRVKIAASLSGKCITTGSILLCHDSETDARVDRAACQRIGVRSMVVVPLFYQDDRVGVLKVLSATPSSFTESDIQTLQLMAGFLAGSVHLASEFDAKNILLSQLRESEERYRSVIATMTEGVVLQLADGEIIACNASAERIIGLTSEQMMGRTSVDLDWRTVREDGSPFPGEQHPATITLKTEKPLSNVVMGIHKADGTLTWISINSQPLFQMNECHPYAVVTTFADITERKQAEEILTNQAQKDRLMAATDGLTQVANRRCFDERLQSEWHLLMQGKQQLSLIMLDVDYFKRYNDCYGHQAGDICLVKVASSAAQAVKRSSDVFARYGGEEFAAILPNTDAAGAIAVAESMRQAIRDLAIPHEQSDVSAIVTVSMGIATVIPSLGTSPDELVAKADRALYDAKRQGRDRYAEERQPDDGGRF is encoded by the coding sequence TTGTCAGAGTGTACTCGGATTCGCTTGCAGAGCTATCTGCAGCAGTTTGAGCAAGGCCAAACCTTGTCCGAGCAGTGGACGTTTTACCCGGGCGGTGAGCCTGTTTCTGTCGGCTGTCGGTGCACTGGCATCAGGATTGATAGGGGGCGTTTGGCAATCCTGGTCGAGGGTACGGTCGAAACCGCTCCTCAAATCGAACCGGAAACCCTGCGATCGATCGAGGCAATCCGACACACCACGCTGATGGTTTCGCTGTACACCCTCGAAGGTGTGCCGTTGCTGCAAAACCCGGCGGCATTGCGCTGTTACGGGGATGCGCTGCATCCTGCCTCTGCCACAGGCAATGCTTTTCTGAGCCGCTTTGTTGACTCTCGGGTAGCAGAGCGAGCAATGGCAGTTCTTAAGTCCGGTGAGGTATTTAGCACGGAGGCTCAAGTGATTACTCTGGCGGGAATTCGCTGGCATGGGATGGACGTGCGGTGTACCGACGACCCGGTAACAGGCAACCCGATGTTGATCCTGAACGAAAAAGACATTACCGACCGCCTGCAGACAGAAACAGCCCTGCAAAAGAGTCAAACCCGGTTGTCAGAAGCCCAGCGGGTTGCCCACATCGGTAATTGGGAATGGGACGCAATTACGGGTAAAATTACCTGGTCTCCCGAACTCTTCGAGATTGTGGGACGCGACAGGGCCCTAGGCGAACCTACTTATGAAGAAAACCTGCGGCTTTACCATCCCGAAAGTGCCAAACAGCTACACCTGGTAGTTCAACGAGCACTCACTCACGGGCAGCCTTATCTATTGCGCCTCAGAATCGTGCGCCCGAATGGTTCTATCCGCCATACCGAAGCCAGAGGACAGGTGCAACTCAATGCAGAGGGAAAAGTCATTCGGTTGTTTGGTACATCCCAAGACATTACGGATCTTGTCCAGGCAGAAACAGAACTCAGAGAATTGAGTACAGCTCTTGCTAATGCCGTTGAGGGCATCTCGCGGCTGGATATTTTCGGACGGTACATCAACGTTAATCAAGCCTACGCGAATATAGCAGGTTATCAGCCTGAAGAAATGGTTGGTATGAATTGGCAGAAAACAGTTCATCCCGAAGACTGCGACAGGATGATGGCCGCTTATCAAAAAATGCTAGCCGAGGGCCGAGTCGAGGTTGAGGCCCGGGGTATCCGGAAAGATGGCTCGATCTTTTACAAGCAGGTGGTGATGTTGGCAGCCTACGACTCGCAGGAGCGATCGACCGGACATCACTGCTTTATGAAGGATATCACCGATCGCAAGCAAGCAGAAGCATCATTAAAACAAGATTTCGAGCATTTGAGTAAAGTGATTGCTACCCAACAGGAAATCGCCATCCGCAATCCCAATCTCGATGCAGTCATGGCGGTGATTGCAGAGAGGACTCAAGATTTGACCCGCGCCGATGGAGCGGTGATTGAAATGGTTGAAGGGGATGAATTGATGTATCGGGCTGCCAGCGGTATCGCCAGCGCCTATGTTGGATTGCGGGTCAAAATAGCGGCAAGTTTATCGGGAAAATGTATTACGACCGGCTCCATCCTGCTTTGCCACGATTCAGAAACCGATGCACGGGTGGATCGGGCTGCCTGTCAGCGCATTGGTGTCCGGTCAATGGTGGTTGTTCCCTTGTTTTATCAGGACGATCGGGTTGGCGTCTTAAAAGTGCTTTCAGCTACACCCTCTAGCTTTACAGAGTCAGATATCCAGACTTTACAACTGATGGCTGGGTTTCTGGCTGGTAGCGTGCATCTGGCTTCAGAGTTTGATGCCAAAAACATTCTCCTGAGTCAATTACGGGAAAGTGAGGAACGGTATCGTTCTGTGATTGCGACTATGACAGAAGGCGTCGTACTTCAGCTAGCAGACGGAGAAATTATTGCCTGTAATGCCAGTGCCGAAAGGATTATCGGGCTGACCTCCGAACAAATGATGGGTCGTACATCAGTAGATTTAGACTGGCGAACTGTTCGGGAAGATGGCTCTCCCTTCCCCGGCGAACAGCATCCGGCAACGATCACCCTAAAGACGGAAAAACCGCTATCAAATGTGGTAATGGGCATTCACAAAGCCGATGGAACACTGACTTGGATTTCGATTAATTCGCAACCGCTGTTCCAGATGAATGAGTGTCACCCGTATGCAGTAGTGACGACTTTTGCTGATATTACAGAACGCAAGCAGGCAGAGGAGATACTGACAAATCAGGCTCAGAAAGACAGATTAATGGCGGCGACAGATGGATTAACACAAGTAGCAAACCGTCGCTGCTTTGATGAGCGATTGCAGTCGGAATGGCATCTACTGATGCAGGGTAAACAACAGCTTTCGTTGATTATGTTGGATGTAGATTATTTCAAGCGATATAACGATTGCTACGGACATCAAGCTGGGGATATTTGTTTAGTAAAAGTGGCTTCATCGGCTGCACAAGCGGTTAAACGTTCATCGGATGTGTTTGCGCGTTACGGGGGCGAAGAATTCGCTGCTATCCTACCGAATACGGATGCTGCTGGCGCGATCGCAGTTGCTGAGTCGATGCGTCAGGCAATCCGAGATTTAGCAATCCCTCACGAACAATCTGATGTGAGCGCGATCGTGACCGTTAGCATGGGAATTGCAACTGTGATTCCCTCCTTGGGAACATCACCGGATGAACTCGTTGCCAAAGCCGATCGAGCATTGTATGATGCGAAACGACAAGGGCGCGATCGCTACGCCGAAGAGCGCCAACCAGATGACGGCGGCAGATTTTAA